In Rahnella sikkimica, the following are encoded in one genomic region:
- a CDS encoding Na+/H+ antiporter encodes MEIFFTILILILVVSLSGVVTRMLPFQVPLPLMQIAVGAVLAVPSFGLHVDFDPELFLVLFIPPLLFADGWKTPTREFLHHGREILGLALVLVLLTVVGIGYLIYMMVPDIPLVAAFALAAVLSPTDAVALGGIVGKGRIPKSIMGVLEGEALMNDASGLVSLKFAIAVAMGTMIFTVGGATVEFLKVAIGGLMAGVAVTWLYSKSLRIMSRWSGDDPATQIVFLLLLPFASYLIAEHIGVSGILAAVAAGMTISQSGIIRNAPLAMRLRANSVWAMLEFVFNGMVFIMLGLQLPGILENSIDQATHDPSIVTWHLFADVGIIYFALLILRFVWLWVMKNFSNRFLKKKPLLFGSYSTRELWVASFAGVRGAITLAGVLSIPLFLADGSAFPSRYQLVFLATGVILFSLIAGVIALPFLLKGVVVADGTTYREEERMAKSVAAEVAIESLHKMEERLAADTEENIDEQTLKEISSRVIGTLRRRTANRDDMETALKLENLERRFRLTALRAERGELYHLRATQKISNETLQKLLHDLDLLEALLVEKEV; translated from the coding sequence ATGGAAATCTTCTTTACCATTCTGATTTTGATTCTGGTGGTGTCGCTCTCCGGTGTCGTCACCAGAATGTTGCCGTTTCAGGTTCCTCTTCCATTAATGCAGATTGCCGTCGGTGCGGTACTGGCTGTGCCGAGTTTTGGCCTGCATGTGGATTTCGATCCGGAACTGTTTCTCGTCCTCTTCATTCCGCCGCTGCTGTTTGCTGATGGCTGGAAAACCCCGACCCGTGAATTCCTCCACCACGGGCGCGAAATTCTCGGGCTGGCGCTGGTGCTGGTGTTGCTCACCGTCGTCGGTATCGGTTATCTGATTTATATGATGGTGCCGGATATTCCGCTGGTTGCGGCGTTTGCGCTGGCAGCGGTGCTGTCACCCACCGATGCCGTGGCGTTGGGCGGGATTGTGGGCAAGGGCCGCATTCCGAAGTCGATCATGGGCGTGCTCGAAGGTGAAGCACTGATGAATGACGCGTCCGGCCTGGTGTCACTGAAATTTGCTATCGCCGTGGCGATGGGCACCATGATTTTCACCGTCGGCGGCGCGACCGTTGAGTTCCTCAAAGTCGCTATCGGCGGCCTGATGGCGGGTGTTGCGGTGACGTGGCTGTACAGTAAATCGCTGCGCATTATGAGCCGCTGGAGCGGCGATGACCCGGCGACACAAATCGTTTTCCTGTTGCTGCTGCCGTTCGCGTCTTACCTGATTGCTGAACACATCGGCGTGTCGGGCATTCTGGCCGCGGTCGCCGCCGGGATGACCATCAGTCAGTCGGGCATTATCCGTAACGCACCGCTGGCGATGCGTCTGCGCGCGAACAGCGTCTGGGCGATGCTGGAATTCGTGTTCAACGGCATGGTGTTCATCATGCTCGGTTTGCAGTTACCGGGCATTCTGGAAAATTCGATTGATCAGGCCACACATGACCCGTCAATCGTCACCTGGCACCTGTTTGCCGACGTCGGGATTATCTATTTTGCGCTGCTGATCCTGCGTTTCGTCTGGCTGTGGGTGATGAAAAACTTCAGCAACCGCTTCCTGAAAAAGAAACCGTTGCTGTTTGGCAGCTACAGTACGCGTGAGCTGTGGGTTGCGTCGTTTGCCGGTGTTCGCGGGGCGATTACCCTCGCCGGTGTGCTGTCGATCCCGCTGTTCCTCGCCGACGGTTCGGCCTTCCCGTCGCGTTATCAGCTCGTGTTCCTGGCGACGGGCGTCATTTTATTCTCTCTGATTGCCGGTGTGATTGCCTTGCCGTTCCTGCTCAAAGGCGTGGTGGTGGCCGACGGAACGACGTATCGCGAAGAAGAGCGAATGGCGAAATCCGTGGCGGCAGAAGTGGCGATCGAAAGCCTGCATAAGATGGAAGAACGTCTGGCGGCGGACACCGAAGAGAACATCGACGAACAGACGCTGAAGGAAATCAGTTCCCGCGTGATAGGCACGCTGCGACGGCGGACGGCGAATCGCGATGATATGGAAACCGCGCTGAAGCTCGAAAACTTAGAGCGCCGTTTCCGTCTGACCGCGCTGCGGGCCGAACGCGGTGAGCTTTATCATCTGCGCGCGACACAGAAAATCAGTAACGAAACGCTGCAAAAACTGCTGCACGACCTCGATTTGCTGGAAGCGTTGCTGGTCGAAAAAGAAGTCTGA
- a CDS encoding glutamine synthetase family protein: MNPTFKPSLLKYSPALFNAPVVSKLVANESQLTLENTITDNNSAFRQEAERYLLKNPNTKHIDVYLNDINGSFRGKRMNITSLLSLEKGAYFPQSVYSMDKEGKVQSTLNDDLAVNEPDRICFPVAGTLRPCGHNPAENAQILLTMKNDQGNPYAFEPRIILANVLRKFHEHGLYPVIAPEIEFYLEDAQKRNIQNSGCFHLAVPSEHAAFIEELETMAALQNLPLSGIVCEAEAGQFELNLQHSGQVVDICEHVLALRRLTSIVAHKFGFNANFMAKPYSQMSGSGLHFHISLNDEQGNNVFASGDKNLNEMMRLCLAGMLNLMPASMAILAPNVNAFRRLRKNLNEPLFSSWGVNQRSAALRIPCSGEAHRRIEYRLAGSDANPYLAMATILTGMLYGLEKIEDDPVADLTACSPVLPLFQQHALDEFRQCPYLTSALGDAFSQQWIQTKLSELTWFESIVTPEESTFSY, from the coding sequence ATGAATCCGACATTCAAGCCTTCATTATTAAAATACTCACCTGCTTTATTCAACGCTCCGGTGGTTTCAAAATTGGTGGCTAATGAAAGCCAGCTTACACTTGAAAACACGATAACCGATAATAACAGCGCTTTTCGTCAGGAAGCAGAACGTTATTTATTAAAAAACCCAAATACGAAACATATTGATGTTTATCTCAATGACATCAACGGTTCGTTCCGTGGGAAAAGAATGAATATCACCTCGCTGCTCTCACTGGAAAAAGGCGCTTACTTTCCTCAGTCCGTGTATTCCATGGATAAAGAAGGAAAAGTACAAAGTACGCTGAATGATGATCTGGCGGTGAATGAACCGGACAGAATATGTTTTCCTGTTGCAGGAACACTTCGCCCGTGCGGCCATAATCCCGCTGAAAATGCACAGATATTACTGACGATGAAAAACGATCAGGGAAATCCCTATGCGTTTGAACCTCGTATTATTCTTGCCAACGTATTACGTAAATTCCATGAGCATGGATTATACCCGGTGATCGCGCCCGAAATTGAGTTTTATCTCGAAGACGCCCAGAAACGTAATATTCAGAATTCAGGGTGTTTTCATTTAGCCGTTCCGTCAGAGCACGCCGCCTTTATTGAAGAGCTGGAGACGATGGCAGCACTGCAAAATCTGCCTTTATCGGGCATTGTGTGTGAAGCAGAAGCCGGTCAGTTTGAGCTAAACCTGCAACACTCCGGACAGGTGGTGGACATTTGCGAGCACGTTCTGGCGCTTCGCCGCTTAACCAGTATCGTGGCCCACAAGTTCGGGTTTAACGCCAACTTCATGGCAAAACCGTATTCGCAGATGTCGGGCAGCGGCCTGCATTTTCATATCAGCCTGAACGACGAACAGGGCAATAACGTTTTTGCCTCCGGCGATAAAAACCTGAATGAGATGATGCGCCTTTGTCTCGCCGGAATGCTTAACCTGATGCCTGCGTCTATGGCAATTCTGGCACCCAACGTCAACGCATTCAGGCGATTACGTAAAAATCTGAATGAGCCGCTGTTCAGTTCCTGGGGCGTAAACCAGCGTTCGGCGGCATTACGCATTCCCTGTTCAGGTGAAGCGCATCGCCGCATTGAGTACCGTCTGGCGGGGTCAGATGCCAACCCTTATCTGGCGATGGCCACCATACTGACGGGGATGCTTTACGGGCTGGAAAAAATTGAAGACGACCCGGTCGCCGACCTCACGGCCTGCTCGCCGGTGTTGCCGTTATTCCAGCAGCACGCCCTTGATGAATTCCGGCAATGCCCGTATTTAACCTCGGCGCTGGGTGACGCGTTTTCCCAACAGTGGATCCAGACCAAACTTTCTGAACTGACGTGGTTCGAAAGTATCGTCACCCCAGAGGAAAGTACATTTTCCTATTAA
- a CDS encoding YaeF family permuted papain-like enzyme: MIYLNRSAFFAGLLWLSGCSTQTNISQQATLQPSASKTALHMQRISTLESNDAVTIGAEQLQPGDILLSSTTGVTSLGIRLFSLSGVSHASVYLGNGEVAEAVGEGVQIVSLEQALSHSNSMVSLRNPGFNDEQLQRLRFFAQSKRGKKYNYKGIVIIAPYTLSRRVCDLPVFFGKGRSQCFDTLATVQIGDPADTQETFFCSQFVIEAFNYAGNPITVSNALWISPADLLHMREGDISSFTPVQPLQYVGHLKKWNLYNAVFG, from the coding sequence ATGATTTATCTGAACCGGTCGGCGTTTTTCGCCGGTCTTTTATGGCTATCGGGATGCAGTACGCAGACGAATATTTCCCAGCAGGCGACGTTGCAGCCTTCGGCCAGTAAAACGGCGCTACACATGCAGCGTATTTCAACGCTTGAGAGCAATGACGCGGTGACCATCGGCGCGGAGCAGCTTCAACCTGGCGATATTCTGCTTTCCTCGACGACGGGCGTGACGTCGCTGGGGATCCGCTTGTTCAGCCTTTCGGGCGTCAGCCATGCGTCGGTTTATCTCGGGAATGGGGAAGTCGCTGAAGCCGTGGGTGAGGGCGTGCAGATTGTTTCTCTGGAACAGGCGTTGTCCCACAGTAATTCCATGGTGAGTTTGCGTAACCCAGGATTTAACGATGAACAGCTGCAACGGTTAAGATTCTTCGCGCAAAGCAAACGCGGGAAGAAATATAACTACAAAGGCATCGTGATTATCGCGCCGTATACGTTGTCCCGCCGGGTGTGCGATTTACCGGTGTTCTTCGGCAAAGGCCGCAGCCAGTGTTTTGATACGCTTGCCACCGTTCAGATTGGCGATCCGGCGGATACGCAGGAGACATTCTTCTGTTCGCAGTTTGTGATTGAAGCATTCAATTACGCAGGCAACCCGATTACCGTTTCAAACGCATTATGGATTTCGCCCGCCGATTTACTCCACATGCGTGAAGGCGATATTTCCTCGTTCACCCCCGTCCAGCCCTTGCAGTACGTCGGCCACCTGAAAAAATGGAATCTCTATAACGCTGTATTTGGTTAG
- a CDS encoding amino acid ABC transporter ATP-binding protein, translating into MSDHQVTEKQNMMITLENVNKWYGQFHVLKDINLNVKPRERIVLCGPSGSGKSTTIRCINHLEEHQQGRIVVDGTELNDDLRNIERVRTEVGMVFQHFNLFPHLTVLQNCTLAPCWVRKMPKKEAEELAMHYLKRVRIAEHANKFPGQLSGGQQQRVAIARSLCMKPKIMLFDEPTSALDPEMVKEVLDTMITLAEEGMTMLCVTHEMGFARTVADRVIFMDRGEIVEEAPPLEFFANPKSARTREFLSQVIH; encoded by the coding sequence ATGAGCGACCATCAAGTCACTGAAAAACAAAATATGATGATCACGCTGGAAAACGTGAACAAGTGGTACGGACAGTTCCACGTATTGAAAGACATCAATCTGAACGTAAAACCGCGCGAACGTATCGTCCTGTGCGGCCCTTCCGGCTCCGGTAAATCAACGACCATTCGTTGCATTAACCATCTGGAAGAGCATCAGCAGGGGCGCATTGTGGTGGACGGCACCGAGCTGAATGATGATTTGCGTAACATCGAGCGCGTGCGCACCGAAGTCGGAATGGTCTTCCAGCACTTCAACCTGTTCCCGCATCTGACCGTGCTGCAAAACTGCACGCTGGCTCCGTGCTGGGTGCGTAAGATGCCGAAGAAAGAGGCGGAAGAGCTGGCGATGCATTACCTCAAACGCGTGCGTATCGCCGAACATGCCAACAAATTCCCCGGTCAGCTTTCCGGCGGACAACAGCAGCGCGTGGCGATCGCCCGTTCGCTGTGCATGAAACCGAAAATCATGCTGTTTGATGAGCCAACGTCTGCGCTCGATCCGGAAATGGTGAAAGAGGTGCTCGACACCATGATCACGCTGGCCGAAGAAGGCATGACCATGTTGTGCGTCACGCATGAAATGGGCTTTGCGAGAACGGTCGCCGACCGGGTGATCTTTATGGATCGCGGGGAGATCGTGGAAGAGGCGCCACCGCTGGAGTTCTTTGCCAATCCTAAGTCGGCGAGAACGCGGGAGTTCTTATCGCAGGTTATTCATTAA
- a CDS encoding amino acid ABC transporter permease, which translates to MTMTTLPPGVRAVKPGTPVGTAVLWARKNLFSSWFNSLLTLFCIWLMWLVIPPLLNWVIFQANWVGTARTDCTKAGACWVFIHARFGQFMYGLYPFDQRWRINVTLIVGLLTLAPIFFKAMPRRGRYITAWIVLFPIFTWIMLYGGLLGLSLVETRQWGGLTLTLIIAAVGIAGALPLGILLALARRSRLPIVRILSVIFIEFWRGVPLITVLFMSSVMLPLFMTEGTNIDKLVRALVGVVLFQSAYVAEVVRGGLQALPKGQTEAAESLALGYWKTQGLVILPQALKMVIPGLVNTIIALFKDTSLVIIIGLFDLFSSVQQATVDPEWLGMSTEGYVFAAAVYWIFCFSMSRYSQHLERRFHTGRSAH; encoded by the coding sequence ATGACGATGACAACACTTCCTCCCGGAGTCAGAGCCGTCAAGCCCGGTACGCCAGTCGGGACTGCCGTGCTGTGGGCGCGCAAAAATCTGTTCTCCAGCTGGTTTAACAGCCTGCTGACGCTGTTTTGTATCTGGCTGATGTGGCTGGTGATCCCTCCCCTGCTGAACTGGGTGATATTCCAGGCCAACTGGGTCGGGACTGCAAGAACGGACTGCACCAAAGCCGGGGCGTGCTGGGTGTTTATCCACGCGCGCTTCGGGCAGTTCATGTACGGGCTGTATCCGTTTGATCAGCGCTGGCGTATTAACGTCACCCTGATTGTCGGTCTGCTGACGCTGGCACCGATTTTCTTCAAAGCGATGCCGCGCCGCGGCCGTTACATCACGGCCTGGATTGTTCTGTTCCCGATTTTCACCTGGATCATGCTGTACGGCGGATTATTGGGTCTGAGCCTCGTCGAAACCCGCCAGTGGGGCGGACTGACGCTGACGCTGATCATTGCCGCCGTCGGTATCGCCGGTGCGTTACCGCTGGGGATTTTGCTGGCGCTGGCACGACGTTCGCGTCTGCCGATCGTGCGCATTCTGTCAGTGATTTTCATCGAGTTCTGGCGCGGCGTGCCGCTGATCACCGTGCTCTTCATGTCCTCGGTGATGCTGCCGCTGTTCATGACCGAAGGGACCAACATCGACAAACTGGTGCGCGCACTGGTGGGTGTGGTGCTTTTCCAGTCGGCGTATGTCGCGGAAGTGGTGCGTGGCGGTTTGCAGGCACTGCCAAAAGGCCAGACAGAAGCCGCCGAATCGCTGGCGCTCGGCTACTGGAAAACGCAGGGTTTAGTCATTCTGCCGCAGGCGCTGAAAATGGTGATACCGGGTCTGGTCAACACCATCATCGCGCTGTTTAAAGACACCAGTCTGGTGATCATTATCGGTCTGTTCGACCTGTTCAGCAGCGTCCAGCAAGCCACCGTCGATCCTGAATGGCTCGGCATGTCGACCGAAGGCTACGTCTTCGCCGCTGCCGTCTACTGGATTTTCTGTTTTAGCATGTCGCGTTATAGCCAGCATTTGGAAAGACGCTTTCACACCGGGCGATCCGCACACTGA
- a CDS encoding amino acid ABC transporter permease, with protein sequence MSQRPTGKGSFSLTNPAVRAWIYQIFAVVLLVACVGYLLHNTITNLTTRGITSGFAFLEKGAGFGIVQHLIDFQEGDTYARVFVIGLLNTLLVSALCIVFASILGFIIGLGRLSDNWLIRKVSTVYIETFRNIPPLLQIFFWYFAVLRNLPGPRQSLNAFDTIFVSNRGLYLPSPELAPGSLAGFIALLLAIAGILALKRYNHFRQIHTGRVWRIWPWAVVMLIVLPGLAHLIFGPALHWDMPALRGFNFRGGMVLIPELAALTLALSVYTSTFIAEVIRSGIQSVSHGQHEAARSLGLPNPVTLRQVILPQAMRVIIPPLTSQYLNIVKNSSLAAAIGYPDMVSLFAGTVLNQTGQAIETIAITMSVYLIISLIISFLMNIYNRRIALVER encoded by the coding sequence ATGTCGCAACGCCCAACCGGAAAAGGATCGTTCTCGCTGACCAACCCAGCCGTACGAGCCTGGATTTACCAAATTTTCGCGGTGGTGTTGCTGGTAGCCTGTGTCGGTTACCTGCTCCACAACACCATTACCAATCTAACGACGCGAGGGATCACCTCGGGATTTGCGTTTCTTGAAAAAGGTGCCGGTTTCGGCATTGTTCAGCATCTTATCGATTTCCAGGAAGGCGACACCTACGCACGCGTATTTGTTATCGGTCTGCTGAATACATTGCTGGTTTCCGCGCTGTGTATCGTTTTCGCTTCGATTCTCGGCTTCATTATCGGGTTAGGACGTCTCTCCGATAACTGGCTGATCCGTAAAGTTTCAACGGTATATATTGAGACTTTCCGTAATATTCCCCCGCTGCTGCAAATCTTCTTCTGGTACTTCGCCGTGTTGCGAAACCTGCCGGGGCCGCGTCAGAGCCTGAACGCTTTTGACACGATTTTCGTCAGCAACCGTGGTCTGTATTTGCCGTCACCGGAACTGGCACCGGGCAGCCTCGCGGGCTTTATCGCGCTGCTGCTGGCGATTGCCGGGATCCTGGCGCTGAAACGCTATAACCATTTCCGTCAGATCCACACCGGACGCGTCTGGCGCATCTGGCCGTGGGCTGTCGTGATGCTTATCGTCCTGCCGGGGCTGGCTCACCTGATTTTCGGGCCCGCGCTGCACTGGGATATGCCTGCGCTGCGCGGATTTAACTTCCGTGGCGGCATGGTGCTCATCCCGGAACTGGCCGCGCTGACGCTGGCGCTGTCGGTCTATACCTCCACGTTTATCGCGGAAGTGATCCGCTCCGGCATTCAGTCGGTCTCGCACGGTCAGCATGAAGCCGCCCGTTCGCTCGGCCTGCCGAATCCGGTGACGCTGCGTCAGGTTATTTTGCCGCAGGCGATGCGGGTGATTATTCCGCCGCTGACCAGCCAGTATCTGAATATCGTGAAAAACTCCTCGCTGGCGGCCGCAATTGGCTATCCGGATATGGTGTCACTGTTTGCCGGTACCGTACTCAACCAGACCGGTCAGGCGATTGAAACCATTGCCATCACGATGTCCGTTTACCTGATTATCAGCCTGATCATCTCCTTCCTGATGAATATTTATAACCGGCGTATTGCGCTGGTCGAGCGTTAA
- a CDS encoding amino acid ABC transporter substrate-binding protein encodes MKKILLSTLIAAASFVTLAGQAHAGTTLDAVKKKGFVQCGISDGLPGFSYADSKGKFTGIDVDVCRAVAAAVFGDAEKVKYTPLTAKERFTALQSGEVDILSRNTTWTSSRDAGMGMIFAGVNYYDGIGFLTHKKAGLKSAKELDGATVCLQAGTDTELNVADYFKANKMTYTPVTFDRSDESAKALDSGRCDTLASDQSQLYALRIKLGKPDDFIVLPEVISKEPLGPVVRRGDEDWLAVVRWSLYAMLNAEEMGVTSKNVDQLAANPTTPDMSNLLGKTGTYGADLKVPNDWVVKIVKQVGNYGESFERNVGQGSELKIKRGQNALWNAGGIQYAPPVR; translated from the coding sequence ATGAAAAAAATATTGCTCTCGACGCTGATTGCCGCAGCAAGTTTCGTGACTCTGGCTGGCCAGGCTCACGCAGGTACCACTTTGGATGCTGTTAAAAAGAAAGGATTTGTTCAATGCGGTATCAGTGACGGCCTGCCAGGCTTCTCCTACGCTGACTCCAAAGGCAAATTCACCGGTATCGACGTTGACGTCTGTCGCGCGGTGGCGGCTGCCGTGTTTGGTGATGCGGAGAAAGTGAAATATACCCCGCTGACCGCAAAAGAGCGCTTCACCGCCCTGCAGTCTGGCGAAGTGGATATCCTGTCCCGTAATACCACCTGGACCTCTTCCCGCGATGCGGGCATGGGGATGATCTTCGCCGGCGTGAACTACTACGACGGTATCGGCTTCCTGACCCACAAGAAAGCGGGTCTGAAAAGCGCGAAAGAGCTGGACGGCGCAACCGTTTGCCTTCAGGCCGGTACGGATACCGAGCTGAACGTAGCCGATTACTTCAAAGCGAACAAAATGACCTATACGCCGGTGACCTTCGACCGTTCAGACGAAAGTGCGAAAGCGCTGGACTCAGGCCGTTGCGATACCCTGGCATCCGACCAGTCACAGCTTTACGCACTGCGTATCAAACTGGGCAAACCTGACGACTTCATCGTTCTGCCAGAAGTTATTTCTAAAGAACCTCTGGGCCCGGTCGTGCGTCGTGGTGACGAAGACTGGCTGGCCGTTGTCCGCTGGTCTCTGTATGCCATGCTGAATGCCGAAGAGATGGGCGTGACGTCTAAAAACGTTGATCAACTGGCCGCTAACCCGACCACGCCAGACATGAGCAACCTGCTGGGCAAAACCGGGACTTACGGTGCTGACCTGAAAGTGCCGAATGACTGGGTCGTGAAAATCGTTAAACAAGTCGGTAACTACGGCGAAAGCTTTGAACGCAACGTCGGTCAGGGCAGCGAGCTGAAAATCAAACGTGGCCAGAACGCCTTGTGGAATGCAGGCGGGATTCAATACGCACCACCTGTCCGCTAA
- a CDS encoding CTP synthase C-terminal region-related (seleno)protein, which yields MKTLVRLALVGDYNSAFTAHQAIPLAIDLAAQHFSIEIHADWLATDTITPEILNDYDAFWTVPGSPYRSTEGALSAIRFARENRKPFLGTCGGFQHAIIEYARNVMDWQDAGHGETDTEGRLVISALSCEMVEVKSEITFVPGSIPARAYGKLEAEEGYHCRYGINTEFQAALETQPLKMVGHDAAGEVRAIELPGHPFFVATLFQPERAALKGQLPPLVAALIKSVL from the coding sequence ATGAAAACTTTAGTACGTCTGGCGCTGGTCGGAGATTACAACTCCGCGTTTACAGCCCATCAAGCTATCCCCCTTGCCATCGACCTCGCAGCACAACACTTCAGCATTGAAATACACGCCGACTGGCTCGCCACCGACACCATTACCCCTGAAATTCTCAACGATTACGATGCCTTCTGGACCGTCCCCGGCAGCCCGTACCGTTCAACAGAAGGTGCGCTGAGCGCCATCCGTTTTGCCCGTGAGAATCGTAAACCGTTTCTGGGCACCTGCGGCGGATTCCAGCATGCCATCATTGAATACGCGCGAAACGTCATGGACTGGCAGGATGCCGGACACGGCGAAACCGACACCGAAGGCCGTCTGGTGATCAGCGCGCTGTCTTGCGAAATGGTCGAAGTCAAAAGCGAAATTACGTTTGTGCCGGGCAGCATCCCCGCACGCGCTTACGGCAAACTGGAAGCCGAAGAAGGCTATCACTGCCGCTACGGTATCAATACAGAGTTTCAGGCCGCGCTGGAAACTCAGCCACTGAAAATGGTCGGCCACGATGCCGCCGGCGAAGTTCGCGCCATCGAATTACCGGGACATCCGTTCTTTGTCGCTACATTGTTCCAGCCCGAACGCGCCGCACTAAAAGGTCAGCTTCCGCCGCTGGTGGCTGCACTCATAAAGTCCGTACTCTGA
- the lpxP gene encoding kdo(2)-lipid IV(A) palmitoleoyltransferase: MTSPRFSASFLRPRYWLTWFGLGVLFLLVQLPYPILYRLGNWLGRTSMRFLKRRVSIARRNLQLCFPDLPADQVEARIVSNFESLGMGLLETGMAWFWSDARVKRWFDVSGLQNLKKAQENNQGVLVIGVHFMSLELGGRAMGLCQPMMAMYRPHNNKAMEFVQTWGRLRSNKAMLDRKDLRGMVHALKKGEAVWFAPDQDYGPRGSVFAPLFAVDQAATTSGTFMLARLAKPALVTVVLIRKPDGKGYELVIQPQLEDYPIDDEMAAAAYMNRVIEKEIMRAPDQYLWLHRRFKTRPAGAPSLYR, from the coding sequence ATGACGTCTCCTCGCTTTAGTGCATCATTCTTACGCCCGCGCTACTGGCTCACCTGGTTTGGCCTGGGTGTCCTGTTCCTGCTGGTTCAGCTTCCTTACCCGATCCTTTACCGGCTCGGTAACTGGCTTGGCCGCACGTCCATGCGTTTTCTGAAACGTCGTGTGTCGATTGCCCGCCGCAACCTGCAACTGTGCTTCCCGGATCTGCCTGCTGATCAGGTCGAAGCCCGTATTGTCAGCAATTTTGAATCGCTCGGCATGGGTTTGCTGGAAACCGGAATGGCCTGGTTCTGGTCTGATGCCCGCGTAAAACGCTGGTTTGACGTGAGCGGCCTGCAAAACCTGAAAAAGGCGCAGGAAAACAATCAAGGCGTGCTGGTTATCGGTGTTCATTTTATGTCACTGGAACTCGGCGGCCGTGCGATGGGTTTATGTCAGCCGATGATGGCGATGTACCGTCCGCATAACAATAAAGCGATGGAATTTGTGCAGACCTGGGGTCGACTGCGTTCGAACAAAGCGATGCTGGATCGCAAAGATTTACGCGGCATGGTTCATGCGCTGAAAAAGGGCGAAGCCGTCTGGTTTGCACCGGATCAGGATTACGGTCCGCGCGGCAGCGTCTTCGCACCGTTGTTTGCCGTGGATCAGGCCGCCACCACCAGCGGCACATTTATGCTGGCACGTCTGGCAAAACCGGCGCTGGTGACGGTGGTTCTGATACGTAAGCCTGACGGAAAAGGTTACGAACTGGTGATCCAACCGCAGCTGGAGGATTACCCGATTGACGACGAAATGGCCGCAGCCGCTTACATGAACCGTGTGATTGAAAAAGAGATCATGCGGGCGCCAGATCAGTATCTCTGGTTGCACCGCCGCTTCAAAACACGTCCGGCGGGAGCGCCTTCGCTTTATCGATAG
- a CDS encoding DoxX family protein, whose product MKQLYNRFTTALNKPDLAILLLRITYGLLIFHGWHKLHDGLGGIQGMLAGYGIPAFVAYGVIIGEVIAPIMMILGIFTRLAALSAAATMIVAWLMVGINHTFALSPVGAWAIEDIVYYFMTAVVIALYGCGRYSVMSNPLYR is encoded by the coding sequence ATGAAGCAACTTTATAACCGTTTTACCACTGCGCTGAACAAACCTGATCTCGCCATTTTACTGCTGCGAATCACTTACGGCCTGCTGATTTTCCATGGCTGGCACAAGTTGCATGACGGTCTTGGCGGTATCCAGGGCATGTTGGCCGGGTACGGCATTCCGGCGTTCGTGGCATATGGTGTGATTATCGGAGAAGTGATTGCCCCGATCATGATGATTTTGGGGATTTTCACCCGTCTGGCTGCGTTGTCGGCGGCGGCAACGATGATCGTGGCCTGGCTGATGGTTGGCATTAACCACACTTTCGCGCTGTCCCCGGTCGGTGCGTGGGCGATTGAAGATATCGTGTATTACTTCATGACAGCCGTCGTGATTGCGCTGTACGGCTGCGGCCGCTATTCCGTTATGAGTAATCCGTTATACCGCTAA
- the fis gene encoding DNA-binding transcriptional regulator Fis, with translation MFEQRVNSDVLTVSTVNSQDQVTQKPLRDSVKQALKGYFAQLNGQDVNDLYELVLAEVEQPLLDMVMQYTRGNQTRAALMMGINRGTLRKKLKKYGMN, from the coding sequence ATGTTCGAACAACGCGTGAATTCTGACGTACTGACCGTTTCTACCGTAAACTCACAAGACCAGGTGACTCAAAAGCCTCTGCGTGACTCGGTAAAACAAGCACTTAAGGGCTATTTCGCTCAATTGAATGGTCAGGACGTGAATGACCTGTATGAGTTGGTATTGGCTGAAGTTGAACAGCCACTGTTGGACATGGTGATGCAGTACACCCGTGGCAACCAGACTCGTGCGGCCCTGATGATGGGTATCAACCGCGGTACGCTGCGTAAGAAACTGAAAAAATACGGCATGAACTGA